Proteins from a single region of Scylla paramamosain isolate STU-SP2022 unplaced genomic scaffold, ASM3559412v1 Contig36, whole genome shotgun sequence:
- the LOC135097894 gene encoding uncharacterized protein LOC135097894 isoform X1: MPKEKAQIFKRIYLPKNNLSTIPVDVIISEVSVRYQLAAQESVVPAGWHFHFVSPGNQFCMCLVVFPENLDIQENSVTKNVQMNVIGWLTAAPQVNPEITGLK, from the exons ATGCCCAAGGAGAAGGCCCAGATCTTTaagag GATCTATTTACCCAAGAACAACTTGTCAACAATTCCTGTAGATGTCATCATCAGTGAGGTCAGTGTTAGATACCAACTTGCTGCTCAGGAGTCTGTTGTACCTGCTGGCTGGCATTTCCACTTTGTCTCTCCTGGTAACCAAttctgtatgt GCTTGGTGGTGTTTCCTGAAAATTTGGATATCCAGGAGAACTCTGTCACCAAGAACGTGCAAATGAATGTCATTGGGTGGCTGACGGCAGCTCCTCAAGTGAAcccagag ATCACTGGGCTAAAGTAA
- the LOC135097894 gene encoding uncharacterized protein LOC135097894 isoform X2 produces MPKEKAQIFKRIYLPKNNLSTIPVDVIISEVSVRYQLAAQESVVPAGWHFHFVSPGNQFCLVVFPENLDIQENSVTKNVQMNVIGWLTAAPQVNPEITGLK; encoded by the exons ATGCCCAAGGAGAAGGCCCAGATCTTTaagag GATCTATTTACCCAAGAACAACTTGTCAACAATTCCTGTAGATGTCATCATCAGTGAGGTCAGTGTTAGATACCAACTTGCTGCTCAGGAGTCTGTTGTACCTGCTGGCTGGCATTTCCACTTTGTCTCTCCTGGTAACCAAttct GCTTGGTGGTGTTTCCTGAAAATTTGGATATCCAGGAGAACTCTGTCACCAAGAACGTGCAAATGAATGTCATTGGGTGGCTGACGGCAGCTCCTCAAGTGAAcccagag ATCACTGGGCTAAAGTAA
- the LOC135097894 gene encoding uncharacterized protein LOC135097894 isoform X3, with translation MPKEKAQIFKRIYLPKNNLSTIPVDVIISEVSVRYQLAAQESVVPAGWHFHFVSPGLVVFPENLDIQENSVTKNVQMNVIGWLTAAPQVNPEITGLK, from the exons ATGCCCAAGGAGAAGGCCCAGATCTTTaagag GATCTATTTACCCAAGAACAACTTGTCAACAATTCCTGTAGATGTCATCATCAGTGAGGTCAGTGTTAGATACCAACTTGCTGCTCAGGAGTCTGTTGTACCTGCTGGCTGGCATTTCCACTTTGTCTCTCCTG GCTTGGTGGTGTTTCCTGAAAATTTGGATATCCAGGAGAACTCTGTCACCAAGAACGTGCAAATGAATGTCATTGGGTGGCTGACGGCAGCTCCTCAAGTGAAcccagag ATCACTGGGCTAAAGTAA